In Nostoc edaphicum CCNP1411, the sequence CATGGAGGTACGGTTACAAAAAATTCTTGCTCAATGGGGTATCGCCTCACGTCGTGAAGCCGAGGAAATGATTAGGCACTCACGGGTGCGGATTAATGGGGTATTGGCCCATTTAGGTCAAAAGGTTGATCCCCAAAAAGATGCGATCGCAATTGATGGTAAACCTGTATCCGAAAAGCAGCGTCCGGCTTTAATATATCTATTGCTGCACAAACCAGTGGGCGTAGTTTCGACTTGCTACGACCCTCACGGCAGATCAACAGTCCTGGATCTACTACCGAAAGAATTACGAGAGGGTTCAGGTATTCACCCAGTGGGGCGTCTAGATGCAGACTCTACAGGAGCATTAATCCTGACCAATGACGGAAATCTGACATTTGGACTAACCCATCCCCGCCACAGTATTTCCAAGACATATCATGTTTTGGTCAAAGGACATCCTCCAGAAGCAGTTCTACAAATGTGGCGTCAGGGTGTGATGTTGGAGGGAAAAAAAACCAGGACTGCGAAGGTACACCTTGTAGAACGTCGTACCGAGCAAAGCTTGTTAGAAATAGTGTTGCAGGAGGGAAGAAATCGTCAAATTCGCCGTATAGCTAAACAGTTAGGATATCCAGTAATCCAACTACATCGGACTGCGATCGGCACAATTCAATTACAAACTCTAAAAGCACCCTTTTTGTCAGAGGGTCAATATCGTTCCCTCACAGATGATGAGATTCACTTTTTGCAAGAGCAAATAACGCAACCTATTAAAGATTCAGTGGAGTTAAGGAGTGTCAGTAGGCATGAAATGGCTAAGAAAGAAGAATAATCACCAGCCATCACTTTCATTAGAGCAACAACGAGCCGAAAAGTTGGCAGAAATGGGCGCTCAACTTTGGGCATTGCGGCAAGAACAGGGTTTATCTCTAGAGCAAGTGGTTGTATTAACCAGGGTTCCCCGGCGATTATTGCAGGCAATCGAAGAAGGTAATTTAAACGATCTGCCAGAACCAGTCTATATTCAGGGTTTGATTAGGCAATTTGCCGATGCACTAGGACTGAATGGAGTCGAATTTTCTGGCACTTTTCCGATCAGTTCTGCACAACTGAACCCCCAAGGTATGGGGAATACTTCACGCCTTGATCAACTACGTCCGATTCATCTTTACTTTCTTTACATATTGCTAATTGTATGCTCTGTAAATGGCTTATCTCAGTTATTAAATAACGCAGTACTACAAGCAAGTAATAGCCAAAATCAGCCATACCTAAAACAAAAGTCTATTGATAAACCAGAGCCAACCCAACCAAAAGAGTCATTAAAAGTTCAACCTGTCAGCGATACCCTTAACGGCATTCAACAGGGACAGACTTTACAGATTGGTGTCACCTTGAAAGCATCATCTTGGATTCGCGTTGTAGCCGATGGCAAAATCGAGTTTGAGGGTATTCTCCCAGAGGGAACTCACCGAATTTGGAAAGCCCAAGAGCAGCTGACAGTGAAAACTGATAATGCGGGTGGTGTTTTGATGAGCGTCAATCAAGAGAAAGCTAAAGAAATGGGAGAGCCAGGGAAAGAGGAAGAAGTGAGGATTGCTGCCAAGCCTAAGTTTTGAAATATGGGGCATGGGGCATGGGGCATTGGGCAAAGACAAGGAAGACAAGAAAGAGGGGGGAGACAAGGAAGAAACTTATTCAATAATTCTCCCTTGTCCCCCTTGTCCCCCTCATCTCCCCCTGCCTCCCCTGCCCCTCCCTGCCTTATTGTTCTTGCGGGGCGCGTCCATTGAGTCTTGTAAGAACTTTCAAGCGATCGCGCAATTCGTCTCTCAACGCTCCTGCTTGATAGCGCCACTCCCAGTTACCCTCTGCAACACTAGGAAAATTCATCCGCGCTTCGTTTCCTAATCCCAAGACATCTTGCAAAGGAATAATTGCTTGGTTGGCTATGGAACTCAAAGCTAGGCGAATCAAATCCCATTGAATGCCTTCAGAACTGATACAACCTAAATAAAGCCATAAGTTATGCTTTTCGTTGTCATTAGCTGAATTGAACCAGCCTACAGTTGTGTCATTATCGTGAGTGCCAGTGTAAACTACAGCATTTCGCGGGTAATTGAACGGTAAAAATGGATTACCGGGATCAGAACCAAAGGCAAACTGCAAAACCTTCATCCCAGGAAATTCATACTTGTCTCGCAGGGCTTCTACCTCTGGTGTAATTACTCCCAAATCTTCTGCCAAGACGGGTAGCTTGCCCAACTTCTGTTTGATCGCTTCAAAAAAAGCATCTCCAGGTGCTTCCACCCATTCGCCATTCATGGCAGTTTCTTCACCTTTGGGTACTGACCAATAAGCCTCGAAACCCCGGAAGTGGTCAATGCGAATTATATCTACATAATCCAGCATTGCCTCAAAGCGTTGTACCCACCACTTAAAGTCTTGTTTTTGCAATTCCTCCCAGTTATAAACCGGGTTTCCCCACAATTGACCGGTGGCGCTAAAGTAATCCGGTGGAACTCCTGCCATTTGGGCAGCTTCTCCCGTCTCTTCATCTAAGCAAAAGATGTCGGGATGTGCCCACACGTCGGCACTATCATGAGCTACGTAGATGGGGATATCACCGATAATGTCAATGCCGCGCATATTAGCGTAGCTTTTCAGGTCTGACCACTGCCGGAAAAACTCAAATTGGACAAACTTGTAATAGAAAATATCTCCGTTGAGGCGACGCTCTACCTGAGCTAATGCTTCCGGTTCCCGCTTGACAAATTCTGTTTCCCATATATGCCAGCTTGCGCCATTGTGAGCATCTTTCAGCGCCATAAATAAAGCGTAATTATCTAGCCAGTAAGCTTTGCTGTCGCAAAAACCTGCAAACTCTTTTTGTTGGATAGGCGTAGCATTCACTCTAAAATTTTCACAGGCTTTTTTGAGTAGCCCAATCTTAATTGGCACAACCTGGTCGAAGTTTACCTTTTCTCCTGGAAATCCTGGTAAATTAGCAAAGTCTTCTTCAGATAGCAAACCCTCTTCTAAGAGTTTTTCTGGGCTAATTAGCAGAGGATTTCCTGCCATTGCCGAGTAGC encodes:
- the malQ gene encoding 4-alpha-glucanotransferase, producing MPFPRSSGILLHPTSFPSRFGVGDLGLEAYRFIDFLKDSHQQYWQVLPLGPTGYGNSPYMCYSAMAGNPLLISPEKLLEEGLLSEEDFANLPGFPGEKVNFDQVVPIKIGLLKKACENFRVNATPIQQKEFAGFCDSKAYWLDNYALFMALKDAHNGASWHIWETEFVKREPEALAQVERRLNGDIFYYKFVQFEFFRQWSDLKSYANMRGIDIIGDIPIYVAHDSADVWAHPDIFCLDEETGEAAQMAGVPPDYFSATGQLWGNPVYNWEELQKQDFKWWVQRFEAMLDYVDIIRIDHFRGFEAYWSVPKGEETAMNGEWVEAPGDAFFEAIKQKLGKLPVLAEDLGVITPEVEALRDKYEFPGMKVLQFAFGSDPGNPFLPFNYPRNAVVYTGTHDNDTTVGWFNSANDNEKHNLWLYLGCISSEGIQWDLIRLALSSIANQAIIPLQDVLGLGNEARMNFPSVAEGNWEWRYQAGALRDELRDRLKVLTRLNGRAPQEQ
- a CDS encoding pseudouridine synthase, whose product is MEVRLQKILAQWGIASRREAEEMIRHSRVRINGVLAHLGQKVDPQKDAIAIDGKPVSEKQRPALIYLLLHKPVGVVSTCYDPHGRSTVLDLLPKELREGSGIHPVGRLDADSTGALILTNDGNLTFGLTHPRHSISKTYHVLVKGHPPEAVLQMWRQGVMLEGKKTRTAKVHLVERRTEQSLLEIVLQEGRNRQIRRIAKQLGYPVIQLHRTAIGTIQLQTLKAPFLSEGQYRSLTDDEIHFLQEQITQPIKDSVELRSVSRHEMAKKEE
- a CDS encoding helix-turn-helix domain-containing protein; this encodes MKWLRKKNNHQPSLSLEQQRAEKLAEMGAQLWALRQEQGLSLEQVVVLTRVPRRLLQAIEEGNLNDLPEPVYIQGLIRQFADALGLNGVEFSGTFPISSAQLNPQGMGNTSRLDQLRPIHLYFLYILLIVCSVNGLSQLLNNAVLQASNSQNQPYLKQKSIDKPEPTQPKESLKVQPVSDTLNGIQQGQTLQIGVTLKASSWIRVVADGKIEFEGILPEGTHRIWKAQEQLTVKTDNAGGVLMSVNQEKAKEMGEPGKEEEVRIAAKPKF